In Bacteroidota bacterium, a genomic segment contains:
- a CDS encoding T9SS type A sorting domain-containing protein: MVALPVYQNQSWFAQGVSGDGSLIVGYNPANAIRWVGGSLTVLAIPQNWNFAWARKVSDDGSVIVGMGSNADNRYEALMWINGSPQPLGYLAGGNSSVATNISPDGSVIVGDDRLYYSPTEPYSVAFRRINGGGLQSLGTGGYYGSTANGVSEGGAVIVGSLTATLGGSPIAARWTQAGGWEVLQGVTSPSRAFDVSADGNTIVGTLGNTRAFIWDPDSGARDLQTVLENEYNLNIAGWTLTSATAVDSSGSVIVGYGNHGGFQEGWWVRLPGLRITEPRANRRWIAGQKDTITWSGGKRDQVLEISYSVDGGTTFDVVDYVASGDTGRYVWDIPRDILSKKCMIRIMDFNAQSIVDTSEVFKIKGYVLTRDSSGQYEPFRPGQDQWAFSNTRSDMFPPAWYQQFDYQGTDPFINSQYSQWQGNFVFAAAISAEFPDWVSWVNTFSVDACYVSTTLGIYSPTALAWWNALKKRWFGSCFGIAVSNALAFSYRQQFQSTYPNFPPFLEPVTLASTPGVKTVVNELYTHQIGDPHITYTVSVGMGKTPTETLNELKEMLIEDTGVPRTLTIRKNSGSGGHAVLPYRVDRDPVNPALFHVSIYDNTFPTSDARIWLDTAANGGSGTWFTPNWPTWGGNTGIFLMDPAVDYLVDPILPKQGIQHSPFVLADTQLQILGSVFASTRIRDSVGNITGYDNDTVYAQIPGSTPLIMMDGSETPPYGYVLPTGRYSVSMSDFTADTVKALFATGNKVFSYTRSNAAQNQTDRLFFDNGVSVVNPDQFVKSASLVTIINETAQEKLFSLRSLELAQNDSVRIENPDSNRLKLISYGPAKEYDIELHHATGTGLGRFVRSHVSLPANTSHIFVPDWSDITHGDLIVYVDIGNNGTIDDTLELQNQATGIGDDQGSALPNEYRLEQNYPNPFNPTTTIRYSLTPDPSPSGRGEKGVRVLLKVYDLLGREVATLVNEVKAPGRYSVTWDAGNVASGVYYYKLMAGSFNQVKKMLLVR, from the coding sequence ATGGTTGCTCTTCCTGTCTATCAAAACCAATCGTGGTTTGCACAAGGTGTTTCAGGCGACGGCTCTCTTATAGTCGGGTATAATCCAGCTAATGCAATTCGTTGGGTAGGGGGAAGTCTCACCGTCCTCGCAATACCTCAAAACTGGAATTTTGCATGGGCGCGTAAAGTTTCAGATGATGGTTCAGTGATTGTGGGAATGGGGAGCAATGCCGACAATCGTTATGAAGCATTGATGTGGATTAATGGTTCACCGCAACCCCTTGGTTATCTCGCCGGAGGCAATTCAAGTGTTGCGACTAACATATCACCAGACGGCTCGGTCATTGTTGGTGATGATAGATTGTACTATAGTCCTACTGAACCCTATTCCGTTGCATTCAGGAGAATCAATGGTGGCGGGCTTCAGTCGCTGGGAACCGGTGGCTACTACGGGAGCACGGCAAACGGTGTCTCGGAAGGTGGAGCGGTCATTGTTGGTTCGCTTACCGCCACCCTTGGTGGGTCACCCATTGCGGCGCGATGGACGCAGGCAGGTGGATGGGAAGTTCTCCAGGGTGTAACAAGTCCCAGTCGTGCCTTCGACGTATCTGCCGATGGCAACACCATCGTCGGCACATTGGGAAATACAAGGGCATTCATCTGGGACCCGGATTCCGGTGCGCGGGATCTTCAGACTGTGCTGGAGAATGAATATAACCTCAACATTGCAGGGTGGACGCTCACCAGTGCCACGGCAGTGGATAGTTCGGGTTCTGTCATCGTTGGATATGGGAACCACGGTGGTTTCCAGGAGGGATGGTGGGTCAGGTTGCCTGGCCTCCGCATCACGGAGCCTCGCGCAAACAGGCGATGGATCGCCGGACAGAAAGACACGATCACATGGAGTGGTGGCAAACGGGATCAGGTGCTGGAAATCTCCTACAGCGTAGATGGAGGAACCACGTTCGATGTGGTGGACTACGTAGCCAGCGGTGACACGGGAAGATATGTATGGGATATTCCCCGTGACATCCTCTCCAAGAAATGCATGATACGGATCATGGACTTTAATGCACAGAGCATCGTGGACACGAGCGAGGTGTTCAAGATTAAAGGATACGTCCTGACCCGCGACAGCAGCGGACAGTATGAGCCGTTCAGACCCGGGCAGGATCAGTGGGCATTCAGCAATACGCGGTCTGATATGTTCCCGCCCGCATGGTATCAGCAATTCGACTATCAAGGGACCGACCCATTTATCAATAGTCAGTATTCCCAGTGGCAGGGGAATTTTGTTTTTGCAGCGGCGATCTCGGCAGAGTTTCCCGACTGGGTATCGTGGGTGAACACGTTCAGTGTTGATGCCTGTTATGTAAGCACCACATTGGGGATCTACTCACCTACTGCTCTTGCGTGGTGGAATGCCCTGAAGAAACGGTGGTTCGGCTCCTGTTTTGGAATAGCAGTATCAAATGCGCTTGCCTTTTCCTACAGGCAACAATTTCAAAGCACGTATCCCAACTTCCCCCCCTTCCTGGAGCCTGTCACGCTGGCGTCTACTCCGGGCGTCAAGACTGTCGTCAATGAGCTATATACTCACCAGATAGGAGATCCTCACATCACATACACAGTTAGCGTAGGAATGGGAAAGACGCCGACAGAAACTCTGAACGAGCTGAAGGAGATGCTGATCGAGGATACCGGAGTTCCCAGAACGTTGACCATCCGGAAGAACAGTGGGAGTGGAGGACACGCCGTTTTGCCGTATCGCGTGGATCGTGACCCGGTGAATCCAGCCCTCTTCCATGTAAGTATCTACGATAATACATTTCCCACCTCCGACGCCCGAATCTGGCTTGATACCGCAGCAAACGGCGGGAGTGGAACCTGGTTCACCCCGAATTGGCCCACCTGGGGAGGGAACACCGGGATCTTTCTCATGGATCCGGCGGTGGACTATTTGGTCGACCCGATACTGCCGAAGCAAGGCATTCAACACTCGCCTTTCGTTCTTGCCGACACGCAGCTTCAGATTCTCGGTTCAGTATTTGCCTCAACACGGATCAGAGACAGTGTCGGGAACATCACGGGCTATGACAACGACACTGTCTATGCGCAGATTCCCGGCTCAACGCCGCTTATCATGATGGACGGAAGTGAAACGCCGCCGTATGGGTATGTGCTTCCCACGGGAAGGTACTCCGTCAGCATGAGTGACTTCACCGCCGATACCGTCAAGGCGCTCTTCGCAACCGGCAACAAGGTGTTTAGCTACACAAGAAGCAACGCCGCACAGAATCAAACGGACAGGTTGTTCTTTGACAACGGCGTGTCAGTCGTGAATCCCGACCAGTTCGTGAAGTCCGCAAGTCTCGTCACTATCATCAATGAAACCGCGCAAGAGAAACTCTTCTCGCTGCGGTCGCTTGAGCTTGCGCAGAATGACTCGGTGAGAATCGAGAACCCGGATAGCAACAGGTTGAAACTCATCTCCTACGGCCCGGCCAAAGAGTATGATATTGAGCTTCATCATGCCACAGGAACAGGACTCGGCCGGTTTGTTCGTTCTCATGTCTCCTTACCCGCAAACACGTCGCACATCTTCGTTCCTGATTGGAGCGACATCACCCACGGCGACCTCATCGTCTATGTTGATATCGGCAACAACGGGACAATAGACGATACGCTTGAGTTGCAGAACCAAGCCACGGGAATCGGCGACGATCAGGGATCAGCCTTGCCGAATGAATACAGGCTTGAGCAGAACTATCCGAACCCGTTCAATCCAACTACAACGATTCGATATTCCCTCACCCCCGACCCCTCTCCCTCAGGGAGAGGGGAGAAAGGGGTGAGGGTGTTGTTGAAGGTCTACGATCTTCTTGGCCGTGAAGTCGCCACACTCGTGAACGAGGTGAAAGCGCCGGGCAGGTATTCGGTCACGTGGGATGCGGGCAATGTGGCGAGCGGTGTATATTACTACAAACTCATGGCTGGTTCATTCAATCAGGTGAAGAAGATGTTGTTGGTCAGGTAG
- the ric gene encoding iron-sulfur cluster repair di-iron protein, with protein sequence MEALQNTTIKSIVTRDYRTAAIFEKYSLDFCCKGGVTIKEACSEKHINAELVLAELEQLTKTLPEETLKYSEWPIDKLVDHIVNVHHKYVREMTPVIYAHTQKVAMVHGHNHPEVIEIARHFEAVASDLQQHMMKEEHMLFPYMKAIVEAKRTNGASIASPFGTIQNPIRMMEAEHQAAGDELYKVRTLSSNYVPPEDACTTYRVSFQELQQFERDLHQHVHLENNLLFPKAIALEQELTNS encoded by the coding sequence ATGGAAGCACTGCAAAACACGACAATCAAATCAATTGTTACACGCGACTATCGGACAGCAGCTATCTTCGAAAAATACTCACTGGATTTCTGCTGTAAAGGCGGGGTCACCATCAAAGAAGCGTGCTCAGAAAAACACATCAATGCAGAGTTGGTGCTCGCTGAGCTCGAGCAATTGACAAAGACGTTACCCGAGGAAACGCTCAAGTACTCTGAGTGGCCAATCGACAAACTTGTTGACCATATAGTCAATGTGCACCACAAGTATGTGCGTGAAATGACCCCTGTCATTTACGCGCACACTCAGAAGGTTGCCATGGTGCACGGTCACAACCACCCTGAAGTAATTGAGATTGCTCGTCATTTCGAAGCTGTGGCTTCAGACTTGCAACAGCACATGATGAAGGAAGAACATATGCTCTTTCCCTATATGAAGGCGATTGTTGAGGCAAAACGTACGAACGGCGCATCAATAGCTTCCCCGTTTGGTACCATTCAAAATCCTATTCGAATGATGGAGGCCGAACATCAAGCAGCGGGCGATGAACTGTACAAAGTACGAACTCTAAGCAGTAACTATGTTCCCCCCGAAGACGCTTGCACAACGTATCGTGTGAGCTTTCAGGAGTTACAGCAATTTGAACGAGACCTTCATCAGCACGTTCATCTTGAAAACAATCTTCTTTTTCCGAAGGCAATTGCGCTTGAGCAAGAATTAACGAACTCATAG